The following DNA comes from Candidatus Kaelpia aquatica.
TCTAAAAGCGAGATAGACAATATATCTTCGGTCTTTAGGCTTTTCTTTAAGTCTTTTAACTTAGAAGCTGCTTCAGGCAAATCCATCTTATTTGCAATTAAAATATACTCTCTTTCTAAGAGAGTAGGGTCAAACTCTCTTAGTTCAGTTCTTAGCTTCTCAAGAGCTTCTTTAGGGTTTATATCGGTGTCGGATAATCCTAGAATAAATATTAATACCTGTGTCCTCTGAATATGCTTTAAAAACAAATCTCCAAGGCCTCTGCCTTTATGTGCATCCTCTATCAAGCCTGGTATATCTGCTATCTTTATCGGTTTATCCTGATGCCAGATCACACCAAGATGAGGCTCTAAGGTTGTAAAAGGATACGGTGCAATCTTACCTCTTGTTTTACAGAGCGTATTGATAAAAGTAGTCTTACCTGCATTGGGAAAACCAACCAGACCAATATTAGCAAGCAACTTTAGCTCTAAGAGTAATGTCTTCTCTTCGCCTTCTTTATGTAGGATAAGTTCGGACTTAGTAAATGCATTACCTCGCCCTCCATCTCCACCGTTTGCAGCAATTACAGACTCATCCTTAGCTGTCATATCACGAATCAAAAACCCGCTCTCTAAGTCCCTAACAACTGTCCCTAGCGGAACAGATATCACTCTATCCTTACCTCTGCCGCCCTTTTTATTATTACTGCTGGCATGCTTCCCCTTGTCAGCTTTGTGGTGTTTTTGAAACTTAAGATGGGTCAGATCCCAGAGATTAGTATCTGTCTTTATAACAATATCTCCACCTCTACCGCCATCTCCACCATTAGGGATTCTTCTTGAACTGAGCTTGTGAAAATAGAAGCTGAGACAACCTTGGCCGCCGTCTCCTGCTTTAACGTAAATTTTAACTTTATCTACAAAACTCAACTTAAGGAAGGATTGTTAG
Coding sequences within:
- the obgE gene encoding GTPase ObgE, which encodes MSFVDKVKIYVKAGDGGQGCLSFYFHKLSSRRIPNGGDGGRGGDIVIKTDTNLWDLTHLKFQKHHKADKGKHASSNNKKGGRGKDRVISVPLGTVVRDLESGFLIRDMTAKDESVIAANGGDGGRGNAFTKSELILHKEGEEKTLLLELKLLANIGLVGFPNAGKTTFINTLCKTRGKIAPYPFTTLEPHLGVIWHQDKPIKIADIPGLIEDAHKGRGLGDLFLKHIQRTQVLIFILGLSDTDINPKEALEKLRTELREFDPTLLEREYILIANKMDLPEAASKLKDLKKSLKTEDILSISLLDKAGLDKVETKIGSYFN